A stretch of Aythya fuligula isolate bAytFul2 chromosome 1, bAytFul2.pri, whole genome shotgun sequence DNA encodes these proteins:
- the ELFN2 gene encoding protein phosphatase 1 regulatory subunit 29: MRAPLQTMMCLGLWAAALLCLFSPGTVRGDCWLIEGDKGYVWLAICSQNQPPYETIPQHINSTVHDLRLNENKLKVVLYSSLNRFGNLTDLNLTKNEISYIEDGAFMGQTNLQVLQLGYNKLTNLTEGMLRGMARLQFLFVQHNLIELVTPTAFSECPSLISIDLSSNRLSRLEGNTFTSLSNLMVCELAGNPFNCDCSLYSFLNWLALFNNVTKNYDRLQCETPREFAGYPLLVPRPHHNRNAITIFQSMCRGGTIPSLSRVNPTPYTPDSQRDLDEGSAISPGDFLSVKPPASSTTDSSFSPSIKLHDVTITSAILMVTIPMPYSKMYVLVQYNNSYVSDIATLKSKKEYVTVNKLKAHTDYTFCVASIRNNRRYNHTCLTFATRSKGREDPISSTSTTTHYIMTTLGCLFGMVIVLGVVYYCLRKRRMQEEKQKSLNVKKTILEMRYGSDIDTSTMVHPSQKLGEPPVIPVSRMSSIPSMIGEKLPPPKSMEAGMETPKVTTKGNYIEVRTGGGDGLERTQRDEDLRELDNGQGSAAEISTIAKEVDKVNQIINNCIDALKLDTASFLGGGTGVDSDMAFECQSIPASSSGGLERPSFLSPPYKESSHHPLQRQLSADAAVARKTCSVSSSGSIKSAKVFSLDVPDHPPLSKSDSKYIEKGSPLNSPLDRLPLVSPGAIHHLEVKPSYHCSEHRHSFPALYYEESADTLSQRVSFLKPLSRSKRDSTYSQLSPRHYFSGYSSSPEYSSESTHKIWERFRPYKKHHREEVYMAAGHALRKKVQFAKDEDLHDILDYWKGVSAQQKL; the protein is encoded by the coding sequence ATGAGGGCACCACTGCAGACCATGATGTGCCTGGGGTTGTgggcagctgccctgctctgcttgtTTTCCCCCGGCACTGTGCGAGGTGACTGCTGGCTGATCGAGGGGGACAAAGGTTACGTGTGGCTGGCCATCTGCAGCCAGAACCAGCCCCCGTATGAGACCATCCCCCAGCACATCAACAGCACGGTGCATGACTTGCGTCTCAACGAGAATAAGCTCAAAGTGGTGCTGTACTCCTCCCTCAACCGCTTCGGCAACCTGACCGACCTGAACCTGACCAAGAACGAGATCTCCTACATCGAGGATGGGGCTTTCATGGGCCAGACAAACCTCCAGGTCTTGCAGCTGGGCTACAACAAACTCACAAACCTGACAGAGGGCATGTTGAGGGGCATGGCCCGGCTCCAGTTCCTATTCGTGCAGCACAACCTGATAGAGCTGGTCACCCCTACTGCCTTCTCCGAGTGCCCCAGCCTGATTAGCATCGACCTGTCGTCGAACCGTCTCAGCCGCCTGGAAGGCAACACGTTCACCAGCTTGAGCAATCTGATGGTGTGTGAGCTGGCAGGCAACCCCTTCAACTGTGACTGTAGCCTCTACAGCTTTCTTAACTGGCTGGCGCTCTTCAACAACGTCACCAAGAACTACGACCGGCTCCAGTGTGAGACGCCGCGGGAGTTTGCCGGGTACCCGCTCCTGGTACCTCGGCCTCACCACAACCGCAATGCCATCACCATCTTCCAGTCCATGTGCAGAGGTGGCACCATCCCCTCCCTCTCCAGGGTCAACCCCACCCCTTACACCCCCGACTCCCAGCGAGACTTGGATGAGGGCTCAGCCATCAGCCCCGGGGACTTCCTCTCCGTCaagcctccagcctcctccaccACCGACTCCTCCTTCAGCCCCAGCATCAAGCTCCACGATGTCACCATCACCTCAGCCATCCTGATGGTGACCATCCCCATGCCCTACAGTAAGATGTACGTGCTGGTCCAGTACAACAACAGCTACGTGTCTGACATTGCGACACTGAAGAGCAAGAAGGAGTACGTCACTGTCAACAAGTTGAAGGCCCACACCGATTACACTTTCTGTGTGGCCTCCATCCGCAACAACAGGCGCTACAACCACACTTGCCTGACCTTTGCAACCCGGAGCAAAGGCAGGGAGGACCCCATTTCCAGTACTTCCACCACCACACACTATATCATGACCACCCTGGGTTGCCTCTTTGGGATGGTCATTGTCCTGGGGGTGGTGTACTACTGCCTGCGGAAGCGGAGGatgcaggaagagaaacagaagtccCTCAATGTCAAAAAGACCATCCTGGAAATGCGTTATGGATCAGATATTGATACCAGTACCATGGTCCATCCTTCCCAGAAACTGGGTGAGCCACCAGTGATCCCCGTCTCGCGGATGTCCTCCATCCCTTCCATGATTGGGGAGAAGTTGCCCCCACCAAAGTCAATGGAGGCTGGTATGGAGACCCCCAAAGTCACCACTAAAGGCAACTACATTGAGGTGCGGACTGGTGGTGGGGATGGTCTGGAACGGACCCAGCGGGATGAGGACCTGAGGGAGCTTGACAATGGGCAAGGCTCAGCTGCTGAGATCTCTACTATTGCCAAGGAGGTAGACAAGGTCAACCAGATCATCAACAACTGTATTGATGCCCTCAAGCTGGACACGGCCTCTTTCCTGGGTGGTGGGACTGGCGTAGACTCAGACATGGCCTTTGAGTGCCAGTCCATACCTGCCAGTTCCTCGGGTGGGCTAGAGCGGCCCAGCTTTCTTTCCCCACCCTACAAGGAAAGCTCCCACCACCCGTTGCAGCGCCAGCTCAGTGCTGATGCTGCCGTGGCCAGAAAGACCTGCAGCGTCTCCTCCAGCGGCTCCATCAAGAGCGCCAAGGTCTTCAGCCTGGATGTGCCTGACCACCCGCCACTGAGCAAGTCTGACTCCAAATACATCGAGAAGGGCAGCCCGCTCAACAGCCCTTTGGATCGTCTTCCCTTGGTGTCCCCGGGCGCCATCCACCACTTGGAGGTCAAGCCTTCGTACCACTGCAGCGAGCACCGACACTCCTTCCCGGCCCTGTACTACGAGGAAAGTGCTGACACCTTGAGCCAGCGCGTGTCGTTCCTCAAGCCACTCTCCCGCTCCAAGCGAGACTCCACGTATTCCCAGCTCTCCCCCAGACACTACTTCTCGGGTTACTCCTCCAGCCCTGAGTACTCATCGGAGAGCACCCACAAGATCTGGGAGCGATTCCGGCCTTACAAGAAGCACCACAGGGAGGAGGTTTACATGGCGGCTGGGCATGCCCTGCGGAAGAAAGTGCAGTTTGCCAAGGACGAGGATCTGCATGACATCCTGGATTACTGGAAAGGAGTCTCTGCTCAGCAGAAGCTGTGA